From Eptesicus fuscus isolate TK198812 chromosome 13, DD_ASM_mEF_20220401, whole genome shotgun sequence, the proteins below share one genomic window:
- the LOC103292976 gene encoding LOW QUALITY PROTEIN: speckle-type POZ protein-like (The sequence of the model RefSeq protein was modified relative to this genomic sequence to represent the inferred CDS: substituted 1 base at 1 genomic stop codon) produces the protein MSRIPSPPPLAEMSSGPKAESWCHTQIQVVKFSHMWTISNFSFCRQEMGEVIQSSTFSSEANDQLKWCLRVYPKGQDEESKDYLSLYLFLVSSPKTILLAKFKLSILNDNGEEIKSLESRHAYRFVQGKDWGFKKFIRRDVLLDEYYRFLPIDKLNLFCEVSVVQDSVTISGQNARKMVKVPECQLADELGGLWENSWLIDCCFCVAGQEVQAHKAILAARSPVFRAMFEHAMEESKKNPVEIIDMEPSVFKEMMCFIYTGKAPNLDTMADGLLAAADKYALERLKVMCEEALSSHLSVXNAAEMLTFADLHSTDQLKTQAVDFINSHAEDVMETSGWQAMVASHPHLVAEMYRSLASAQGPPCKRLKLS, from the coding sequence ATGTCAAGGATTCCAAGTCCCCCACCTCTGGCAGAAATGTCCAGTGGCCCTAAAGCTGAGAGCTGGTGCCACACACAGATCCAGGTAGTGAAATTCTCCCACATGTGGACCATCAGTAACTTTAGCTTTTGCCGGCAGGAAATGGGTGAAGTCATTCAAAGTTCAACCTTTTCATCAGAAGCCAATGATCAACTGAAATGGTGTTTGAGAGTATACCCAAAAGGGCAAGATGAAGAAAGCAAAGATTACCTGTCACTTTATCTGTTTCTGGTCAGTTCTCCAAAGACTATATTATTGGCAAAATTCAAATTGTCCATTCTGAATGACAATGGAGAAGAAATCAAGTCTTTGGAGAGTCGCCATGCATATAGATTTGTACAAGGCAAAGACTGGGGATTCAAGAAATTCATCCGAAGAGATGTTCTCTTGGATGAATACTACAGGTTTCTACCTATTGACAAGCTGAACCTCTTCTGTGAGGTGAGTGTGGTGCAAGATTCCGTCACCATTTCTGGCCAGAATGCCAGGAAGATGGTAAAGGTTCCCGAGTGCCAGCTGGCTGATGAGCTAGGAGGACTTTGGGAGAATTCCTGGCTCATAGACTGTTGTTTTTGTGTGGCTGGCCAGGAAGTCCAGGCTCACAAAGCGATCTTAGCAGCTCGCTCTCCAGTGTTTAGGGCCATGTTTGAACATGCAATGGAggagagcaaaaagaatccaGTGGAAATAATTGACATGGAGCCTAGCGTATTTAAGGAAATGATGTGCTTCATTTACACTGGGAAGGCTCCCAACCTGGACACAATGGCTGATGGTTTGCTGGCAGCTGCTGACAAGTATGCCCTGGAGCGTTTGAAGGTCATGTGTGAGGAAGCCCTCAGCAGTCACCTGTCTGTGTAGAATGCTGCAGAAATGCTCACCTTCGCTGACCTCCACAGCACAGATCAATTGAAAACTCAGGCAGTGGACTTCATCAACTCTCATGCTGAGGACGTTATGGAGACCTCGGGGTGGCAGGCGATGGTGGCGTCCCATCCCCACTTGGTGGCTGAGATGTACCGCTCTCTGGCTTCAGCACAGGGCCCCCCATGCAAGCGCCTGAAGCTGTCCTGA